Proteins from a genomic interval of Pseudomonas asplenii:
- a CDS encoding 5-oxoprolinase subunit C family protein, producing MSHLSIEASTRLCLLQDRGRFGVRHLGVTQGGALDWVSMFWANRLLGNALDAPVVEIALGGFAVVAQESCCLALAGADLGAQVEGQALAPWRSFILEAGQRLQFTQPLLGARAYLAAPGGFTAPKALGSSACVVREELGGLDGLGRPLSKGDSLRYSGTVVTSAVVPVAQIPDFRGRAALQVVLGAQIGEFSGQSLFDAFNTPWTLDSRGDRMGIRLLGAELKYQGRPMISEGIPLGAIQVPPDGQPIVLLNDRQTIGGYPRLGALTPLSLARLAQCLPGNEVRLVPTVQESAHRQHLEFMSRFA from the coding sequence ATGAGTCATCTGTCGATCGAGGCCAGCACGCGGCTGTGCCTGTTACAGGACCGGGGACGGTTTGGCGTCCGTCATCTGGGCGTGACCCAGGGCGGGGCGTTGGACTGGGTGTCGATGTTCTGGGCCAACCGTCTGTTGGGCAACGCGCTGGATGCGCCGGTGGTGGAGATCGCCCTGGGTGGCTTCGCCGTGGTGGCGCAGGAAAGCTGCTGCCTGGCCCTGGCCGGAGCCGATCTCGGTGCCCAGGTGGAGGGGCAGGCGCTGGCGCCCTGGCGCAGTTTTATCCTTGAAGCCGGGCAGCGGTTGCAATTTACCCAGCCGTTGCTGGGCGCGCGGGCCTATCTGGCGGCTCCCGGCGGTTTTACTGCGCCGAAGGCGCTGGGCAGCAGTGCCTGTGTAGTGCGCGAGGAACTGGGCGGCCTGGATGGCCTGGGGCGACCGTTGAGCAAGGGCGACAGCCTGCGTTATTCGGGGACGGTGGTGACATCGGCGGTGGTGCCTGTGGCGCAGATCCCTGATTTTCGGGGCAGAGCCGCGTTGCAGGTCGTGCTCGGTGCGCAGATCGGCGAGTTCAGCGGGCAGAGCCTGTTCGATGCTTTCAACACGCCCTGGACCCTCGACAGCCGTGGCGACCGCATGGGCATTCGCCTGCTCGGTGCAGAGCTGAAATACCAGGGGCGGCCGATGATTTCCGAAGGGATCCCACTGGGCGCGATCCAGGTGCCGCCGGATGGGCAGCCGATCGTGTTGCTCAATGATCGGCAGACCATCGGTGGTTATCCGCGCTTGGGGGCGTTGACGCCGTTGTCGCTGGCGCGGTTGGCACAGTGCCTGCCGGGGAATGAGGTGCGGTTGGTGCCGACGGTGCAGGAGTCGGCGCATCGGCAGCACCTGGAGTTCATGAGCCGGTTTGCCTGA
- the tnpC gene encoding IS66 family transposase, with product MKSMPDNLPDDLQLLKQMLAKMQSRVGFLEEENALLRQRLFGRKSEQTADPATPQLALFNEAESVVEAIDENAEEEVVAPAKRRGKRKPLPADLPRIEVIHELPEHELTCACGCRKHSIGEEISEQLEIVPMQIRVIKHVRKIYGCRECEAAPVTADKPAQLIEKSMASPSVLAMLLTTKYVDGLPLHRFEKVLGRYGIDIPRQTLARWVIQCGEHFQPLLNLMRDRLLESRVIHCDETRVQVLKEPDREPSSQSWMWVQTGGPPDRPVILFDYSTSRAQEVPTRLLEGYRGYVMTDDYAGYNALGAQDGVERLGCWAHARRKFVEAQKVQPKGKTGRADIALNLINKLYGIERDLKASSDADRKIGRHEHSLPILAQLKSWIEKTQPQVTAQNALGKAISYLASNWSKLERYVEEGYLPMDNNAAERAIRPFVIGRKNWLFSDTPKGATASAQLYSLVETAKANGQEPYAWLRHALERLPTATSVEDYEALLPWNCEPRLHS from the coding sequence ATGAAATCCATGCCCGACAACCTTCCCGACGATCTCCAACTGCTCAAGCAAATGCTTGCGAAGATGCAGTCGCGGGTCGGTTTTCTAGAAGAAGAGAACGCATTGCTGCGCCAGCGCTTGTTCGGACGCAAGTCCGAGCAAACAGCCGATCCGGCCACACCGCAGTTGGCGCTCTTCAACGAAGCCGAAAGCGTCGTCGAAGCTATCGACGAAAACGCTGAAGAAGAGGTTGTCGCCCCCGCCAAGCGCCGTGGCAAGCGCAAGCCGCTGCCTGCCGATCTGCCGCGCATCGAAGTCATCCACGAACTGCCCGAGCACGAACTGACCTGCGCCTGCGGTTGCCGTAAACACAGCATTGGTGAGGAAATCAGCGAGCAGCTTGAGATCGTGCCAATGCAGATCCGCGTGATCAAGCATGTGCGCAAGATCTACGGTTGCCGTGAATGCGAAGCCGCCCCAGTCACTGCGGACAAGCCTGCTCAACTGATTGAAAAAAGCATGGCCAGCCCCAGCGTTTTGGCGATGTTGCTGACTACCAAATACGTTGACGGTTTACCGCTTCATCGATTTGAAAAAGTGTTGGGTCGCTACGGTATTGATATCCCGCGCCAGACTTTGGCTCGCTGGGTGATCCAGTGCGGCGAACACTTTCAGCCGCTGCTGAATTTGATGCGCGACCGGCTACTGGAAAGCCGCGTCATCCACTGCGACGAAACGCGCGTGCAAGTGCTGAAAGAACCAGATCGAGAACCGAGCAGCCAATCCTGGATGTGGGTGCAAACCGGCGGCCCACCGGATAGGCCGGTCATCCTTTTTGACTACTCCACCAGCCGTGCGCAGGAGGTGCCAACGCGCCTGCTCGAAGGTTATCGCGGTTACGTGATGACCGATGACTACGCCGGTTACAATGCCTTGGGCGCGCAGGACGGAGTTGAGCGTCTAGGCTGCTGGGCGCATGCGCGACGCAAGTTTGTTGAAGCACAGAAAGTGCAGCCCAAAGGTAAAACGGGACGTGCGGATATCGCGCTGAATCTGATCAACAAGCTGTATGGGATCGAACGCGACTTGAAGGCCAGTAGCGACGCTGATCGTAAAATCGGCCGTCACGAACATAGCCTGCCGATACTGGCTCAGTTGAAAAGCTGGATCGAAAAGACGCAGCCCCAGGTCACCGCTCAGAATGCCTTGGGCAAAGCCATCAGTTACCTCGCAAGTAACTGGAGCAAGCTGGAGCGATACGTCGAGGAAGGGTATTTGCCGATGGACAACAACGCGGCAGAACGCGCGATCCGCCCCTTCGTGATCGGAAGAAAGAACTGGCTGTTTAGCGACACGCCCAAGGGCGCGACGGCCAGTGCTCAACTTTACAGCTTGGTCGAGACTGCCAAAGCCAACGGCCAAGAGCCTTATGCGTGGCTGCGCCACGCACTGGAACGCCTGCCAACGGCGACTTCGGTTGAGGATTACGAAGCCTTGCTGCCGTGGAACTGCGAACCTCGACTTCACAGCTAA
- a CDS encoding 5-oxoprolinase subunit B family protein, translated as MSPAMNTPRIEVVAIDCLMVRLFEVIAEANMPWMLAASERLRAGFADRLIDLVPSYTTLMIHYDLTQLSPAQARELIAEALADLQPNATTSGQCHVLPVWYDLSVGPELRLLSQRSGWSVSEVIRHHSEREYQVFALGFAPGFAFMGLVEEPLAAPRLDTPRKQVAAGSVGIAERQTAAYPVASPGGWNLIGRTPSKLFDRERDGYSLMQPGDTVRFTAVEHAEFIRLGGDDTPLEVLA; from the coding sequence ATGAGCCCAGCCATGAATACACCCCGTATCGAAGTGGTGGCGATCGATTGTTTGATGGTGCGTCTGTTCGAAGTGATCGCCGAAGCCAACATGCCGTGGATGCTCGCCGCCAGCGAGCGTCTGCGCGCTGGCTTTGCCGACCGGCTGATCGACCTGGTGCCGTCCTATACGACCTTGATGATTCACTACGACCTGACGCAACTGAGCCCGGCTCAAGCGCGGGAGCTGATCGCCGAGGCCCTGGCCGATCTGCAGCCGAATGCCACGACCAGCGGACAGTGCCATGTCTTGCCGGTGTGGTACGACCTGAGCGTCGGTCCGGAACTGCGCTTGCTCTCGCAACGCAGCGGTTGGTCTGTGAGCGAGGTCATTCGTCATCACAGCGAGCGCGAGTACCAGGTGTTCGCCCTCGGTTTTGCGCCGGGCTTCGCCTTTATGGGGCTGGTTGAGGAACCACTGGCGGCGCCACGGCTCGATACTCCGCGCAAGCAGGTCGCGGCGGGGAGCGTCGGTATTGCCGAGCGCCAGACGGCAGCCTACCCGGTCGCGTCGCCGGGCGGCTGGAACCTGATCGGCCGGACCCCGAGCAAGTTGTTCGACCGCGAGCGTGATGGCTACAGTCTGATGCAACCGGGCGATACGGTGCGTTTTACGGCGGTCGAGCATGCCGAGTTCATCCGGTTGGGCGGCGATGATACGCCGCTGGAGGTCCTGGCATGA
- a CDS encoding DUF6538 domain-containing protein: MSYLSRREGRYHYRRRFPLQVAELLGRSEYRKALGTADRAEALRLARQVSVEFDRICSEALAPVANDPAERRASVPVDPRAVLASLQAVVERVTLRAVTDMAHGAKLVTKNWQTELDWQKRVYSMAAQGMPPPGMEAVHPLESMAAVRALEALERGEPPTLGTVIPGPVEAPVEPVSQQGDRRTAQQFAEALDGYCERVSAGRVGIMRKLCNDVLRWPSTPAQQVQRIMAYAEGKLDGGGKASSIHTQAAGLITILREVPGWDGISLPKQGAVARAIRAGGALQKNARDPMPLAVVAQVQAALDARGDTVDAAAMRLLVRYGVRPLELLSEGPAALTMREDIVGNREQVFQAGLSGAKNAASRRDLPVAAEDVPLFNLVLSGFGNGNAAERGRQRVTRLSRAVSAALLKIQGITGQVSLYSARHTAADLLRAAGASDAEVGGILGHTQSGNKHTGVYGGTAPLTRQRELLARVRELLDKQNTLQAG, translated from the coding sequence ATGTCCTATTTATCCCGCCGTGAGGGGCGTTACCACTATCGCCGCCGCTTCCCGCTACAAGTTGCCGAACTGCTGGGCCGCTCTGAATACCGCAAAGCCCTAGGCACCGCTGATCGCGCAGAAGCCCTGCGCCTTGCCCGTCAGGTGTCAGTAGAGTTTGACCGCATCTGTAGCGAAGCCCTGGCGCCTGTGGCGAACGATCCAGCCGAGCGCAGGGCATCCGTCCCGGTTGATCCCCGCGCCGTCCTGGCAAGCCTACAGGCCGTGGTGGAACGGGTAACCCTCCGTGCGGTTACCGATATGGCGCACGGGGCGAAGCTGGTAACGAAGAACTGGCAGACCGAATTGGATTGGCAGAAGCGGGTGTACTCGATGGCCGCGCAGGGGATGCCGCCGCCAGGGATGGAGGCTGTTCACCCACTCGAATCTATGGCCGCTGTGAGGGCGCTGGAAGCCCTGGAGCGTGGTGAGCCGCCAACCCTTGGCACTGTCATTCCTGGCCCTGTGGAGGCGCCCGTGGAGCCTGTCAGCCAGCAGGGCGATAGACGTACCGCCCAGCAGTTCGCGGAAGCCCTGGACGGCTATTGTGAGCGAGTCAGCGCTGGCCGGGTGGGAATCATGCGCAAGCTCTGCAATGACGTTCTACGCTGGCCCAGCACCCCGGCGCAGCAGGTGCAACGGATCATGGCCTATGCCGAGGGCAAGCTAGATGGCGGTGGCAAGGCGTCGTCAATCCACACCCAGGCGGCAGGGCTGATAACGATTCTGCGGGAGGTGCCAGGGTGGGATGGAATTAGCCTACCGAAGCAGGGCGCAGTAGCCAGGGCCATCCGTGCAGGTGGTGCGCTCCAGAAGAACGCCCGCGACCCAATGCCTTTAGCCGTGGTGGCCCAGGTGCAGGCCGCCCTGGACGCCCGTGGTGATACAGTAGACGCGGCAGCAATGCGTCTGCTTGTCCGGTACGGTGTGCGGCCCCTGGAGCTGTTGAGCGAAGGCCCAGCGGCATTGACCATGCGGGAAGACATCGTGGGTAACAGGGAGCAGGTATTCCAGGCTGGCCTATCTGGTGCCAAGAACGCAGCCAGTCGCAGGGATTTGCCTGTGGCAGCGGAGGACGTCCCTCTGTTCAATCTGGTGCTATCAGGCTTTGGTAATGGCAACGCAGCGGAGAGGGGACGACAGCGCGTTACGCGGTTGAGTCGTGCTGTGAGCGCAGCCTTGCTCAAAATACAGGGCATCACGGGACAGGTCAGTCTGTACAGCGCACGGCACACGGCAGCGGATTTGCTCAGGGCGGCAGGTGCGAGCGATGCGGAGGTGGGCGGTATCCTCGGCCATACCCAGTCTGGGAATAAGCACACCGGCGTCTATGGCGGAACGGCTCCGCTCACACGGCAGCGGGAACTTCTGGCTAGAGTCCGCGAACTGCTCGACAAGCAAAATACCCTGCAAGCCGGTTAG
- a CDS encoding class II glutamine amidotransferase → MCELLGMSANVPTDIVFSFTGLMQRGGRTGPHRDGWGIGFYEGRGLRLFQDPAASCDSEVAQLVQRYPIKSEVVIGHIRQANVGKVCLSNTHPFVRELWGRNWCFAHNGQLADFEPRNSFYRPVGDTDSEAAFCDLLNRVREAFPEPVEVQALLPSLVAACAEYRGKGVFNCLLSDGDWLFCYCSTKLAQITRRAPFGPARLKDVDVIVDFQAETTPNDVVTVIATEPLTENETWTRYEPGQWSLWRRGECVSQGRTE, encoded by the coding sequence ATGTGTGAATTGTTGGGCATGAGCGCCAATGTGCCGACCGATATCGTTTTCAGCTTTACCGGGCTGATGCAGCGTGGCGGGCGCACCGGCCCGCATCGCGACGGTTGGGGCATCGGCTTCTACGAGGGACGCGGCCTGCGTCTGTTCCAGGATCCCGCGGCGAGCTGCGACTCGGAAGTGGCGCAACTGGTGCAGCGTTACCCCATCAAGAGTGAAGTGGTGATCGGGCACATCCGCCAGGCCAATGTCGGCAAGGTCTGCCTGTCCAACACCCATCCGTTCGTCCGTGAACTGTGGGGCCGCAACTGGTGCTTCGCGCACAACGGCCAGTTGGCGGACTTTGAGCCCCGAAACAGTTTCTATCGCCCGGTCGGTGACACCGACAGCGAAGCGGCTTTCTGCGACCTGCTCAACCGCGTCCGCGAGGCGTTTCCCGAGCCGGTCGAGGTGCAAGCGCTGCTACCGTCACTCGTTGCCGCGTGCGCCGAATACCGTGGCAAGGGTGTGTTCAATTGCCTGCTCAGCGACGGTGACTGGCTATTCTGCTACTGCTCGACCAAGCTGGCACAGATTACCCGTCGTGCTCCGTTTGGTCCGGCACGCCTGAAGGATGTCGACGTGATCGTCGACTTCCAGGCCGAGACCACACCCAACGATGTGGTGACGGTGATTGCCACCGAACCCCTGACCGAAAACGAGACCTGGACCCGCTACGAACCGGGTCAATGGAGCCTGTGGCGACGCGGCGAATGCGTCAGCCAGGGCCGGACTGAATAA
- a CDS encoding vWA domain-containing protein — protein MLLNLFNEMRAAKVPVSVRELLDLINALKQRVTFADMDEFYYLSRAILVKDERHFDKFDRAFGAYFNGLEKLDDYLQALIPEDWLRKEFERSLSDEERAQIQSLGGLDKLIEEFKKRLEEQKERHAGGNKWIGTGGTSPFGSGGFNPEGIRVGEAGKRQGKAVKVWDQREYKNLDDQVELGTRNIKVALRRLRKFARQGAAEELDIDGTIDHTARDAGLLNIQMRPERRNTVKLLLLFDIGGSMDAHVKICEELFSACKTEFKHLEYFYFHNFIYESVWKNNLRRGSERTSTQDLLHKYGADYKVIFIGDAAMAPYEITQAGGSVEHWNEEPGYLWMQRFMEKYKKLIWINPYPKDTWGYTASTNIVRDLIEDQMYPLTLRGLEEGMRFLSK, from the coding sequence ATGCTGCTCAACCTGTTCAATGAAATGCGTGCAGCCAAGGTGCCGGTATCGGTGCGTGAGCTGCTCGACCTGATCAACGCGCTGAAACAGCGCGTAACCTTCGCCGACATGGACGAGTTCTACTATTTATCGCGGGCGATCCTGGTCAAGGACGAACGGCATTTCGACAAGTTCGACCGAGCCTTCGGCGCCTATTTCAACGGCCTGGAAAAGCTCGATGACTATCTGCAGGCGCTGATCCCCGAAGACTGGCTGCGCAAGGAATTCGAACGTTCGCTGAGCGACGAGGAACGCGCCCAGATCCAGTCCCTCGGCGGCCTGGACAAGCTGATCGAGGAGTTCAAGAAACGCCTGGAAGAACAGAAGGAACGTCATGCCGGCGGCAACAAGTGGATCGGCACCGGCGGCACCAGCCCGTTCGGCTCGGGCGGCTTCAACCCCGAAGGCATCCGCGTCGGCGAGGCGGGCAAGCGCCAGGGCAAGGCGGTCAAGGTCTGGGACCAGCGCGAGTACAAGAACCTCGACGACCAGGTCGAGCTGGGCACACGCAACATCAAGGTGGCCCTGCGCCGCCTGCGCAAGTTCGCTCGCCAGGGCGCAGCGGAAGAACTGGATATCGACGGCACCATCGATCACACCGCCCGCGATGCCGGTCTGTTGAATATCCAGATGCGGCCGGAGCGGCGCAACACCGTCAAGCTGTTGCTGCTGTTCGATATCGGCGGCTCGATGGATGCCCACGTGAAAATCTGCGAGGAACTGTTCTCGGCCTGCAAGACCGAGTTCAAGCACCTGGAGTATTTCTACTTCCACAACTTCATCTACGAGTCGGTGTGGAAGAACAACCTGCGCCGTGGTTCGGAACGCACGTCGACCCAGGACCTGCTGCACAAGTATGGCGCCGACTACAAGGTGATCTTCATTGGCGATGCGGCGATGGCACCCTATGAGATCACCCAGGCCGGCGGCAGCGTCGAGCACTGGAATGAAGAGCCGGGCTACCTGTGGATGCAGCGTTTCATGGAGAAGTACAAGAAGCTCATCTGGATCAACCCGTATCCGAAGGACACCTGGGGGTATACGGCTTCGACCAATATCGTGCGCGATCTGATCGAGGACCAGATGTATCCGTTGACCTTGCGCGGGTTGGAAGAAGGGATGCGGTTCCTGTCCAAGTGA
- a CDS encoding AAA family ATPase → MKFEGTQAYVATADLKLAVNAAITLERPLLVKGEPGTGKTMLAEQLAESFGSKLITWHIKSTTKAHQGLYEYDAVSRLRDSQLGVDKVHDVRNYLKKGKLWEAFESEERVILLIDEIDKADIEFPNDLLQELDKMEFYVYETDETIKAKQRPIIIITSNNEKELPDAFLRRCFFHYIAFPDRETLQKIVDVHYPDIKKDLVSEALDVFFDVRKVPGLKKKPSTSELVDWLKLLMADNIGEAVLRERDPTKAIPPLAGALVKNEQDVQLLERLAFMSRRGSR, encoded by the coding sequence ATGAAGTTCGAAGGCACCCAGGCCTACGTTGCCACCGCTGACCTGAAGCTGGCCGTCAACGCCGCCATTACCCTGGAGCGTCCGCTGTTGGTCAAGGGTGAACCCGGTACCGGCAAGACCATGCTCGCCGAACAACTGGCCGAGTCCTTCGGCAGCAAGCTGATCACCTGGCACATCAAGTCCACCACCAAGGCCCATCAGGGGCTCTACGAGTACGACGCGGTCAGCCGCCTGCGCGACTCGCAGCTGGGTGTGGACAAGGTCCACGACGTGCGCAACTACCTGAAGAAAGGCAAGCTCTGGGAAGCGTTCGAATCCGAAGAGCGGGTGATCCTGCTGATCGACGAGATCGACAAGGCCGATATCGAGTTCCCCAATGACCTGTTGCAGGAACTCGACAAGATGGAGTTCTACGTCTACGAGACCGATGAAACCATCAAGGCCAAGCAACGCCCGATCATCATCATTACCTCCAACAACGAGAAGGAACTGCCGGACGCCTTCCTGCGCCGCTGCTTCTTCCACTACATCGCCTTCCCCGATCGCGAAACCCTGCAGAAAATCGTCGATGTCCATTACCCGGACATCAAGAAGGACCTGGTCAGCGAAGCACTCGATGTGTTCTTCGACGTGCGCAAGGTGCCGGGCCTGAAGAAAAAACCGTCGACCTCGGAACTGGTGGATTGGCTGAAGTTGCTGATGGCCGACAACATCGGCGAAGCGGTGCTGCGCGAACGCGATCCGACCAAGGCCATTCCGCCGCTGGCCGGGGCCCTGGTGAAGAACGAGCAGGATGTGCAGTTGCTGGAACGTCTGGCCTTCATGAGCCGCCGAGGCAGCCGCTAG
- a CDS encoding 5-oxoprolinase subunit PxpA — MSRLLLNCDIGESYGNWTMGLDAQVMPFIDCANVACGYHAGDPSIMRKTVSLALANDVRIGAHPAYPDLVGFGRRSMACTPEEIQDLLHYQIGALDGICRAQGARVSYVKPHGALYNDMMANPQQLRAVIQAIAAYDHELPLMLLAMRDNRAAQALADEFGVTLWFEAFADRAYDPEGRLVSRQLPGAVHHEPQRIIEQALTIARGDNLTASDGTALRLQADTLCVHGDNASSVEAVQRIREALERQANS, encoded by the coding sequence ATGAGCCGCCTGTTACTCAATTGTGATATTGGTGAAAGCTACGGCAACTGGACCATGGGGCTGGATGCGCAGGTCATGCCTTTCATCGACTGCGCCAACGTCGCCTGCGGCTATCACGCCGGCGACCCGAGCATCATGCGCAAGACCGTCAGCCTGGCCCTGGCCAATGATGTGCGGATCGGCGCTCACCCCGCCTATCCGGATCTGGTCGGCTTCGGTCGCCGCTCCATGGCCTGCACGCCCGAGGAAATCCAGGACCTGCTGCATTACCAGATCGGTGCACTGGACGGCATCTGCCGGGCGCAGGGCGCGCGGGTCAGCTATGTCAAACCCCATGGTGCGCTGTACAACGACATGATGGCTAACCCGCAGCAACTGCGCGCGGTGATTCAGGCGATCGCCGCCTACGATCATGAACTGCCGCTGATGTTGCTGGCGATGCGCGACAACCGCGCGGCCCAGGCGCTGGCCGACGAGTTCGGCGTGACCCTGTGGTTCGAAGCCTTTGCCGATCGCGCCTACGACCCTGAGGGGCGCCTGGTTTCCCGGCAGTTGCCGGGGGCGGTGCATCACGAGCCGCAGCGGATCATCGAGCAGGCCCTGACCATCGCCCGTGGCGACAACCTGACCGCCAGCGACGGTACTGCTCTGCGCTTGCAGGCCGACACCCTGTGCGTACATGGCGACAACGCCAGTTCGGTCGAGGCCGTGCAGCGCATCCGTGAGGCCCTCGAACGGCAGGCGAACTCATGA
- a CDS encoding DUF2937 family protein produces MWLSYLRLILFTLGLLIGVQVPGFLSDYTKRVEAHLIEAQTSLQGFQKTAEQFFNGDLQKLVAHYRASDDPVFRSDADSLGNLLTRQRLLDDQFQAMQGPWYKRALQVAYAADPAIRQETLQGYSYQVLLSPEAIGWAMGGALLFSFMIEGFFRLVDWVVLGGKRQRERLARRERGW; encoded by the coding sequence ATGTGGTTGAGTTACCTGCGGTTGATACTGTTTACCCTGGGGCTGCTGATTGGCGTTCAGGTACCTGGCTTTCTCAGTGACTACACTAAACGCGTCGAAGCCCACCTGATCGAGGCGCAGACCAGCCTGCAGGGCTTCCAGAAGACTGCCGAACAGTTCTTCAACGGCGACCTGCAGAAGCTGGTGGCACATTATCGTGCCAGTGACGACCCGGTGTTCCGTAGCGATGCCGACAGCCTTGGTAATCTGCTCACTCGCCAGCGTCTGCTCGACGATCAGTTCCAGGCGATGCAGGGCCCCTGGTACAAGCGTGCGTTGCAGGTGGCCTATGCCGCTGATCCGGCGATTCGCCAGGAAACCTTGCAGGGCTACAGTTACCAGGTGCTGCTCTCGCCCGAGGCGATCGGCTGGGCGATGGGCGGTGCGCTGCTGTTTTCCTTCATGATCGAAGGTTTCTTCCGGCTGGTGGACTGGGTTGTGCTGGGCGGCAAACGCCAGCGTGAGCGCCTGGCAAGGCGGGAGCGGGGCTGGTAA
- the tnpB gene encoding IS66 family insertion sequence element accessory protein TnpB (TnpB, as the term is used for proteins encoded by IS66 family insertion elements, is considered an accessory protein, since TnpC, encoded by a neighboring gene, is a DDE family transposase.), which translates to MMRPDAKVEKVYLYPKPVDFRKSIDGLAALVELDIKVAVFDPVLFVFLNKPRNRVKILYWERNGFCLWLKRLESERFKTSPDATDEAIVLTVQELNWLLDGFDLWRNRPHQVLTPRFVA; encoded by the coding sequence ATGATGCGACCCGACGCCAAAGTCGAAAAAGTGTACCTCTACCCCAAACCTGTAGACTTTCGAAAATCCATCGACGGACTGGCTGCGCTGGTCGAACTGGATATCAAGGTTGCCGTATTCGACCCGGTACTTTTCGTTTTCCTCAACAAGCCGCGCAACCGAGTGAAAATCTTGTACTGGGAGCGCAACGGCTTCTGCCTTTGGCTCAAACGCCTGGAATCAGAGCGATTCAAAACATCGCCCGATGCCACCGACGAGGCGATTGTCCTCACCGTCCAGGAACTGAACTGGCTGCTCGACGGTTTTGACCTCTGGCGTAACCGTCCCCATCAGGTTTTGACGCCGCGATTCGTGGCCTGA